The Myxococcota bacterium DNA segment GGTCGGGCTCGTGACTCCTGCGCTCGTGCTGGCCGCCGGGCCGCTCTCCGCCGCCGCCGCGCGCAGCACACGGCGCATGCTGGGCTGGCTGTGCGCGGCCGCGCTCGGGCTCGTGTTCCTGGTGATTCCGGCGAGCGCGCCGGTCTGGGCGGCGATGCCGGGCCTGCCGCTGTTCCAGTTCCCGTGGCGCATGCTCGGGCCGTTGGGTCTGGTCTCGGCCGGCCTGATGGCGCTGGTCACGGCCTGTGCCCTCGCGCGCCGGTCCGCGCGCACGCGCGCGCTCTTCGAGCTCGGCCTGGCGGCCGGGCTCGCGCTCAACGCCGTCCCGATGCTGCGCGCGTACCGGCCGCTTCCGCCCGAAGCGCAGGCCGCGGTCGCGGCCTTCGCCAGCCCGAGCGCGGTGCGCGAGAGCCTGGCGTCGGTGACCGTGGGCGACGAGTACCTGCCGCGCGCGAGTGACCCCAACGTGTGGCGGCTCGAACGGCCGAGCGACGGTCCGGTCGTGGCGGCCACCGGGGCGACGCGCATCGAGACCCTGGAAGACGGCGGCACGCGCATCCTGCTAGCGACTCACTCGCCGCTGCGCGCGCGGCTGCGGCTGGCGCGCTTCGCCTTTCCCGGCTGGCGGGCCGAGATCGACGGCGCGCCCGCCGAGTGGCGGCCCAGCCCGCTCGGCACGGTCGAGCTCGAGGTGCCGGCAGGCGACGCGCAGGTGCGCCTCGAGCTCGCGCCGCCCGCGTCGCGCGTGGCGGGTCTATGGATCTCGGGTATCTCGCTGGGCGTCTGGGCGCTCGGGCTGATCCTCGCGAGCCGACGCGCGCGCGCTTCGATAGCTTCGCAGCCATGAGCAGCGCGCAGCGCATCCTGGCCGGGCTGGTCTTCCTGACGATCGCGGCCACCGTGGTGGTGGGCGGGCACTTGTACATCGCGCAGCGCTTCGTGTTCGATCCAGAGCTGTCGGGCGCGGCGCGAGTGACTGCGCTGGGCGCGATCGCGCTCGGCTTCGTGTCTCTGTTCGCGCAGCCGCTCGCCGAGAGACTCGTGCGCCCGCCCTGGAACCGGCTGGTCGGCTGGCCGGCGTCGGTCTGGATGGGAGTCGCGTTCCTCTCCCTGGTGGTGCTGGCGGCGGGCGACGCCGCGCGCTGGATCGCGGGCGGCGTGGCCTACGCGGCGGGCGACGAGCTGCCGTCGTTCCAGGCCTCGGCGCGCGTGCAGGCCGCGGTGTCGTTCGCGCTGGTGTGCGCAGCGGCCCTGTTCGGACTGATCGCGGCGCTGCGGCCGCCGCGGCTCGCGCGGGTCGAGATCCCGCTCGCGCGCTGGCCGCGCGCGCTCGACGGCTTCCGGATCGCCCAGATCAGTGACATCCACATCGGGCCGCTGCGCGACCGGCGCTTCTCGCGGCACCTGACCGAGCGCGTGAACGCGCTCGGCGCCGACCTGGTGTGCGTGACCGGCGACCTGGTCGACGGCAGCGCGCGGCTCCTGGCCGACGAGGTCGCGCCGTTCGGCGGCCTGCGCGCGCGCCACGGCAGCTACTTCGTGACGGGCAACCACGACCACTACTCCGGGGCGGACGCCTGGGTGGGGGTCGTGGAGCGGCTCGGGCTCGTGCCGCTGCGCAACCGGCACGTCGAGCTCGAGCAGGCGGGCGCGCGCTTCACGCTGGCGGGCGTGGACGACCACCGCGGCGGCTTCGGCGACGGCCAGCGCGAAGACCTGGCGGCGGCGCTCGCGGGCCGCGACCCGGCGCTGCCGCTCTTGCTGCTCGCGCACGACCCCAACACCTTCAAGCGGGCGTCACAGAACGGTGTAGACCTGCAGCTCTCGGGTCACACGCACGGCGGGCAGATCTGGCCGTTCGTGCACCTGGTGCGGCTGGTCGAGCCGTTCGTCGCGGGCCGCTACGCGCGCAACGGCTCCGAGCTGTACGTGAGCCGCGGCACCGGCTTCTGGGGCCCGCCCATGCGGCTGTTCGCGCCGGCCGAGATCACGGAGATCACGCTGCGCTCAGCGTGACGGAAGCGCCGCCTGGCCGCGGTGCAGGAACCAGCCGTCGACCACGACCCGGCGCGCGAACAGGGCATTGCCGAGCAGCTTCTCCACCAGCCAGGGCCGGATGCGCGCAGGCAGATGGTCGGAGAGACCGGGCCCGAGCGGGCGGTCGCGCGGGCCGAAGCGCGCTTCCATGGCGCGCGCGTAGCTCTCGAGATCCTGGGCCGCGAGCGCGCGCGCGGCCAGCAGGCCCGACTCGACCGCCGGCCGGATGCCCTCGCCGCTCTGCGGCCAGGCGAGCCCCGCCGAGTCTCCCACGAGCACGAAGCCGTCGCCCGCGAGCGGCCGCGGCGTCTGGCCGTACAGCACGTAGGCGTGGCCGTGGCGTTTGGGCGGCGTGCGCGGCGGCAGCTTGCCGAGTGACTCGCACAGCGCCAGGAAGCGCTGCGCGTGACCCGACAGATCGTGCGTGTCCTGCCGGCCGATGCCGACGTTCAGCACGGGCCCCTTGCGCACGAGCCACGCGTAGCCGCGCAGGTCGCGCTCGAAGAACAGCTCCGGCACCTCGGGTGACACGGGGCAGCGCCGCGCCTGCTCGGCGTCGAGCGCGAACTCGACCTCCTGTGCGGCGATCACCGGCTCGGTGGCGCGCGCGTCGGGCGCGAGCTGGCGGGAGACGGGACAGAAGTGACCCCCGGCGCCGACCAGGACGGGCGCGCGCAGGGCGCCGTTCACGACCCAGGCGCCGCCGTCGCGCGCCAGCGTGCGCAGCGGCTCGCCCAGGAACAGCTTGGCGCCCGAGCGCCCGAGCAGGTACGCGTCGAGCTCGCAGCGCAGGATGCCGTAGCTCACGACCTCGGGGTAGGTGACTCGCGCCGGCTTGCCGCCCGCCAGGCTCACCTCGAAGCCGCGGATCGGCTGGATCACCCGGCCGCCGGCGGCGTACTCGTGGGCGTCGAGCTCGAGCTCGGCGAGGATCTGCGGCGTGACCCAGCCCGCGCATACCTTGTCGCGCGGGAACTGCTTGGCGTCGAGCAGCGCCACGCGCAGCCCGAGTCTCTCGGCCTGCCAGGCGCAGGTCGAGCCGGCCGGCCCGCCGCCGACGACGATCGCGTCGAACTCGTCCAAGCTAGCGCCCGCCACCGTACAGGTGGGCGCGGTTCCAGGGCAGGTCGCGCGAGCGCGGGCGCTGGAACACGACCTGCCACAGCTGCAGGTTGCCGACGTGGAACGACGCGATCGAGCCCGCGAGATACAGCCGCCAGGTGCGCACGAAGCGCGCGTCGAAGCGGCGCTCGACGGCGGCCGCCTGCTTCTCGAAGCGCTCCAGCCAGTGCTCGAGCGTCTTCTCGTAGTGCAGGCGCAGGTTCTCCACGTCGATCACCGCCAGGTCGTAGGGCGACAGGATGCCGACCATCTCCTCGAGCGTGGGTGAGTACGAGCCCGGGAAGATGTTGCGCTCGATCCATGGATCCATGGGCCGGCGCTGCACGCGCCCGATCGAGTGGATCAGGCCGCGGCCGTGCTCGGGCAGACAGCGGTCGATGACTCGTCCGAGCGCGTCGTAGTTCTCGTCGCCCACGTGCTCCAGCATGCCGACCGACACGAACGCATCGAAGCTGCCGGTCACGTTCCGGTAGTCGTCGAGCCGGTACTCGACACGGTCGTCGAGGCCTTCGGCCTTGGCGCGCTCGCGCGCGTACGCGACCTGCTCCTCGGAGATGTTGTAGGCGGTGACGTACACACCGTGGTGTCGAGCCATGTGCAGCGCGAGCGAGCCCCAGCCGCAGCCGGCCTCGATCACGCGCTCGCCCGGCCGCAGCCAGACCTTGCGCGACACGTGCTCCATCTTCGCGACCTGCGCTTCTTCGAGCGAGGCGGTCGGCGTCGGGAAATACGCGCAGGTGTAGGCCATGCGCTCGTCGAGCCACTGCGCGTAGAACTCGTTGCCCAGGTCGTAGTGGCGGTGGATGTTCTCGCGCGAGCGCGAGAGTGACTTGCTGCGCCGGCGGAACAGCTCCCAGGCGTCGCGGGCGCGCTTGGCCAGAGTGAATCGCTCGGGCACGGCGAGCACGAGCTTCAACACGGTCGGCAGGTCGCCCTCGATCTCGATCCGGCCGTCCTGATAGGCGCAGGCCAGGCCGAGATCGGGGTGCAGCGCCAGGTCGAGCATGAGCCGGCGGTCACGGAACGCCACGCGGCCCACGGGCGGCAGGTCGGAGCAGCGTACCTCCTCGCCGTTCCAGAGCACGAGTCGGATGCGCGGGTCACCGCGCGTTTGCAGGATCCGGCGCGCCATGGCGCGCTCCAGGCCAGTCACGGAGCCTCGGGTCATGATCGACCTCCCCGGTTCTGACCCCTCAAGCATAAACCGGGCCGTGAATCCTGGGTTAACTCGTGAGTGCCTCCCAGTGCAGGCAGCCGTCGACGGGCCTGCGGGGCGGGCGCCCGTGCTTTCCGAGCGGCCAACCGATGGGTAACAGCGCGGCGCTGGGGCATTTCTCGGGCAGGCCGAGCCACGCGTCGCACTCACGGCCGAAGGACCGGTGCATGGTGGTGAGTGAGGCGCCGAGTCCTACGGCCCGGCAGGCCAGAAGTACATTCTGCACGCAGGGAAACAGGGCCTGCAGCTGGGGCTCCCCGCGGCGCTCCCACCCCGCCACGAACAGGTGTACGGGCACCTCGTGCAGGTGCTCGGCGAGCCAGATCGCCGCGCGCATGTTGCGGCGTCCTGCCTCGGGGAAACTCGGGTCGCGGGCCGCCAGCTCGGCGGGAGCGATGTAGCTGCGGAAGGCGCGCAGATAGCGCTCGGCCACCCAGGCGCGGCGCTCCGGCTCGGTGACTGCCACGAAGACCCACGGCTGCCGGTTGCCGCCGCTGGGGGCGAACGTGCCCGCCTCGCACACCTTGCGGATCAGCTCGCGCGGCACCGGATCCGGCCGGAGCCGACGGATCGCGCGGGCGCTGCGGATGCCCTCGAGCAGCGGCACCTGTTCGCCCGCCGCCGCGATCTCTTCGGGAGTCACCGCGCGATCTCGAGCAGCTCGTCGAAGCGCCGGATCACGTGCTGGGGTCGCGGACCCTGCGCCGGCGGCTCGCGGTCCTCGCGGTGCCAGATCAGCACGGAGCGCAGGCCGAGCGCGTTCGCGCCGCCCACGTCGTGGAACAGCGAGTCACCCACGAAGATCGCCTCGCCGGGCGCGCAGCCCGCGGAGGCGAGCGCCTGCCGGAAGATGTCGGGCGCCGGCTTGCACGAGCGCGCGCGCTCGCTCGACAGCACGGCGTCGAAGTGACTGCGCACGGAGGCGATCGCGAGCAGGTGGTCGAGCTGATCGTCGTCGATGTTGGAGACCATGCCGATGTGCAGCCCGCGCGCGCGCAGCCCGTCGAGCGTCTCGCGCACACCGGGCCGCAGCGCGAAGTCGCGCGCGTGCAGGTCCCAGCGCAGTTTGCGGTAGCGCTCGAGCGTGTCGGCGTCGGCGCGCACGCCGAGCTCTGCGAGCACGGCGTGCGAGGTGTCGTCGAACAAGTCCCTGTGCAGGTAGAACGGGCGCTCTCGGTAGCTCTCGAACACCTGCTTCGAGGCGGCGCGCTGCGCGCGGGCGATCGCGTCCGGGCCCGCGTCGGAGCCCGCCCAGCGCACCAGCTGCGAGAGACTCTCGGCTTCCGCGCGCGCGA contains these protein-coding regions:
- a CDS encoding cyclopropane-fatty-acyl-phospholipid synthase family protein — encoded protein: MTRGSVTGLERAMARRILQTRGDPRIRLVLWNGEEVRCSDLPPVGRVAFRDRRLMLDLALHPDLGLACAYQDGRIEIEGDLPTVLKLVLAVPERFTLAKRARDAWELFRRRSKSLSRSRENIHRHYDLGNEFYAQWLDERMAYTCAYFPTPTASLEEAQVAKMEHVSRKVWLRPGERVIEAGCGWGSLALHMARHHGVYVTAYNISEEQVAYARERAKAEGLDDRVEYRLDDYRNVTGSFDAFVSVGMLEHVGDENYDALGRVIDRCLPEHGRGLIHSIGRVQRRPMDPWIERNIFPGSYSPTLEEMVGILSPYDLAVIDVENLRLHYEKTLEHWLERFEKQAAAVERRFDARFVRTWRLYLAGSIASFHVGNLQLWQVVFQRPRSRDLPWNRAHLYGGGR
- a CDS encoding HAD family hydrolase is translated as MTRAVLFDFGGTLYDYRCFARAEAESLSQLVRWAGSDAGPDAIARAQRAASKQVFESYRERPFYLHRDLFDDTSHAVLAELGVRADADTLERYRKLRWDLHARDFALRPGVRETLDGLRARGLHIGMVSNIDDDQLDHLLAIASVRSHFDAVLSSERARSCKPAPDIFRQALASAGCAPGEAIFVGDSLFHDVGGANALGLRSVLIWHREDREPPAQGPRPQHVIRRFDELLEIAR
- a CDS encoding NAD(P)/FAD-dependent oxidoreductase translates to MDEFDAIVVGGGPAGSTCAWQAERLGLRVALLDAKQFPRDKVCAGWVTPQILAELELDAHEYAAGGRVIQPIRGFEVSLAGGKPARVTYPEVVSYGILRCELDAYLLGRSGAKLFLGEPLRTLARDGGAWVVNGALRAPVLVGAGGHFCPVSRQLAPDARATEPVIAAQEVEFALDAEQARRCPVSPEVPELFFERDLRGYAWLVRKGPVLNVGIGRQDTHDLSGHAQRFLALCESLGKLPPRTPPKRHGHAYVLYGQTPRPLAGDGFVLVGDSAGLAWPQSGEGIRPAVESGLLAARALAAQDLESYARAMEARFGPRDRPLGPGLSDHLPARIRPWLVEKLLGNALFARRVVVDGWFLHRGQAALPSR
- a CDS encoding nitroreductase family protein, with protein sequence MTPEEIAAAGEQVPLLEGIRSARAIRRLRPDPVPRELIRKVCEAGTFAPSGGNRQPWVFVAVTEPERRAWVAERYLRAFRSYIAPAELAARDPSFPEAGRRNMRAAIWLAEHLHEVPVHLFVAGWERRGEPQLQALFPCVQNVLLACRAVGLGASLTTMHRSFGRECDAWLGLPEKCPSAALLPIGWPLGKHGRPPRRPVDGCLHWEALTS
- a CDS encoding metallophosphoesterase; translation: MSSAQRILAGLVFLTIAATVVVGGHLYIAQRFVFDPELSGAARVTALGAIALGFVSLFAQPLAERLVRPPWNRLVGWPASVWMGVAFLSLVVLAAGDAARWIAGGVAYAAGDELPSFQASARVQAAVSFALVCAAALFGLIAALRPPRLARVEIPLARWPRALDGFRIAQISDIHIGPLRDRRFSRHLTERVNALGADLVCVTGDLVDGSARLLADEVAPFGGLRARHGSYFVTGNHDHYSGADAWVGVVERLGLVPLRNRHVELEQAGARFTLAGVDDHRGGFGDGQREDLAAALAGRDPALPLLLLAHDPNTFKRASQNGVDLQLSGHTHGGQIWPFVHLVRLVEPFVAGRYARNGSELYVSRGTGFWGPPMRLFAPAEITEITLRSA